The following DNA comes from Nocardioides panzhihuensis.
GCCCTCGTTCAGCAGCAGCAGGTCGGGCTGCTTGACGCCGGCCAGCTGCGGGACCTCGGTCAGCTCGCCGGTCACGTCGATCTCGAACGCGTCGCGGCGGACGAGCGCGCCCTCGACGAGGTCGTAGAGGCCGAGGCCGATGCGGTGGCGGCGCAGCGTCGGGTAGTCGGCGGCAGCGCTCTGCCTGACGGCGAACGAGGTGTACGTCCCGTCCGCGGCCAGCTCGAACGACGGCGCGAGGGTGTTGACGCCGGCGGTCTGCAGCCACTCCTGCGCCCAGCCCTGGAGCTCACGCCCGGAGGCGGCCTCGAGGTGGCGCAGCAGGTCCTTGAACTCGGAGTTCCCGTAGGCGAACTCCTTGAAGTAGGCCTTCAGGCCGTCCAGGAACGGCTCCAGCCCGACCCACGCCACCAGCTGCTTCAGGACGGAGGCGCCCTTGGCGTAGGTGATCATGTCGAAGTTGACCTCGACGGCCTGCAGGTCGTAGTTGTCCGCGGCGATCGGGTGGGTGGTGGGCAGCTGGTCCTGGCGGTAGCCGGTCTGCTTGCGGGCGTTGGTGAAGCCGGTCCAGGCGTCGGTGAACTCGGTCGCGTTGGCCTGAGCGTGGTAGCAGGCCCACTCGGCGAACGACTCGTTGAGCCAGAGGTCGTCCCACCACCTCATGGTGACCAGGTCGCCGAACCACATGTGAGCCATCTCGTGGAGGATCACCGAGGCGCGGAAGTCGTAGAAGGAGCGCGGCTGCTTGGAGCGCGGCAGGTACTCATCGCGCAGCGTCACGGCGCCGGCGTTCTCCATCGCGCCCATGTTGTACTCAGGCACGTAGAGCTGGTCGTACTTCCCGAACGGGTAGGGGAAGTCGAAGGCGTCCTCAAAGAACTCGAAGCCCTGCTTGGTGATCTTCACGACCTCGTCGCGGTCGAGGTGGGGGACCAGCGACTGGCGGCAGTAGTGGCCCAGCGGGATCGTGCCGAACTTGCCCTCGTAGACGTCCTGGACCTCGTGGTACTCACCGGCGATCAGCGCGGTGATGTAGGTCGACATCTTCTTGGTGGGCTCGAAGTCCCAGCGCGCAACGGTGGTCGAGCCTGTCGAGACCCCCACCGGCTTCGGCTCGGGCGTGACGGCGTTGGAGACGACCTTCCAGCCCTCGGGAGCGGTCACGTGGAAGGTGAAGACGGACTTGAGGTCGGGCTGCTCGAAGGTGGTGTAGACGCGGCGCGCGTCGGGGACCTCGAACTGGGAGTAGAGGTAGACGCGGTCGTCGGCGGGGTCGACGAAGCGGTGCAGGCCCTCGCCGGTGTGGGAGTAGGTGCAGTCGGCCTTGACGACCAGCACGTTCTCGGCTGCGAGGCCGTCGAGAAGAATCCGAGAATCCTGGTAGGCCACCGCGGGGTCGAGCGCGACGCCGTTGAGAGTGATCTCGTGGACGGTCGCGTCGACGAGATCGGCGAACGTGGAGGCACCGGCCTCGGTGGAGGTGAAGGTGATCGTCGTCGTCGAGCCGAAGGTCTCGATACCCGTGGTGAGGTCGAGATCGATGTCGTACGAGAGGACGTCGAGAAGGGCGGCTCTAGCGGTGGCTTCGGCACGCGTGAGATTGGTTCCAGGCATGCGTGGATCCTCTCATTCTGCCCGGATTTCGAGACATCTATATCGCGTTTGTTGACCGTTCTTGGGTGTCGCTGAGCGTGGAAAGTAAAAATACAGCGTTGTAATTCCGACACACCGGTATCAATGGTTGACAACTTTCCCTAGGGTGCTCATGTGCCCCTTAAGTCACAGGAACATCAGTATTCACATGAGTCGCGCCAGGTGGGGAAGCCTGGCGGGGTGCTGCGCCGGGCCTTGGTCACCGGCGCGGTTCTGCTGCTCGTCGGCCTCGGTGTGCAAGTCATCCCCAAGTTGGCATCACCGGCGCACGCGGGCTCCATCACGCTCTGCTCCGGCTTCTCGGACTGCCGCAGCAAGGGCTATCCCACCGGCGGATACGAGAACGCCTGGGGGAGCATGTACTGGCGGATGTACGCCGGAAGGAACTGCACCAACTATGTGGCGTACAAGCTGATCCAGACCGGTCTGCCGAACGCTCGCCCCTGGTCGGGCGAGGGCAACGCGACCAACTGGGGCGTGGCGATGAGCAAGCTGACCAACCGGACCCCGACCGTGGGCTCGGTCGCTTGGTGGCACTCCTCGCACCCCAGCGCGAGTCGCTTCGGGCACGTCGCGATGGTCGAGCGGGTCGGCTCGAGCTCGATCACGATCTCGGAGTCCAACTACGGCAGCGACATCAGCTGGCGCCGGATCAGCAAGGGCTCTACGAACTATCCGACCGGGTTCGTCCACTTCAACGACAA
Coding sequences within:
- the pepN gene encoding aminopeptidase N; the encoded protein is MPGTNLTRAEATARAALLDVLSYDIDLDLTTGIETFGSTTTITFTSTEAGASTFADLVDATVHEITLNGVALDPAVAYQDSRILLDGLAAENVLVVKADCTYSHTGEGLHRFVDPADDRVYLYSQFEVPDARRVYTTFEQPDLKSVFTFHVTAPEGWKVVSNAVTPEPKPVGVSTGSTTVARWDFEPTKKMSTYITALIAGEYHEVQDVYEGKFGTIPLGHYCRQSLVPHLDRDEVVKITKQGFEFFEDAFDFPYPFGKYDQLYVPEYNMGAMENAGAVTLRDEYLPRSKQPRSFYDFRASVILHEMAHMWFGDLVTMRWWDDLWLNESFAEWACYHAQANATEFTDAWTGFTNARKQTGYRQDQLPTTHPIAADNYDLQAVEVNFDMITYAKGASVLKQLVAWVGLEPFLDGLKAYFKEFAYGNSEFKDLLRHLEAASGRELQGWAQEWLQTAGVNTLAPSFELAADGTYTSFAVRQSAAADYPTLRRHRIGLGLYDLVEGALVRRDAFEIDVTGELTEVPQLAGVKQPDLLLLNEGDLTYAKIRLDERSLATALSALSALDDSLSRALIWGAAWDMTRDAEMRATDFVELVLANIGQETDAWGVTRIPVFAAQAVGSFSAPANRDALKARWETGLKSLLEAAAPGSDHQLTFARTYAAAGRSEVAIADLQGLLSGDLVFDGLEIDQDLRWALVTGLAASGTFGEAEIDAELERDNTISGKEKAAAARAAQPTAEAKEAAWESVVVRTDVANETARSIVLSFQRNGQDEVLAPFVDRYFEAADTLWEHLGTHRASTVLEYIFPKPAASPELLEKADKWLETSPAEPAAKRYVREGRDEVARALAAQERDAK